The Polyangium mundeleinium genome contains the following window.
GCTCGTGCACCGCGACGTCAAGCCCGAGAACGTGATGATCCGCGAAGACGGCGCCATCAAGGTCCTCGATTTCGGCATCGCGCGGCGCACCGACGAGGAGATCGCGGCGTACGACGGGCCCGACGATTTCGCCACGCGCACCGGGGATGGCTCGTTCGTCGGCACCCCCGCGTACATGGCGCCCGAGCAAGTGAAGGGGGATCCCATCGACGCGCGGGTCGATCAATTCGCCTGGGGCGTCACCGCGTACGAGCTCCTCGCGGGCAAACTGCCGTTCCGTTTGGATCGCGGGCCCGTGAGCCTCATCGCCTCGATCCTGAGCGACGAGCCGCCGCCGATGAACGACGTGCCTCCCGAGATCGAGGCCGTCGTTTTTCGCGCGCTCGCCAAGGAGCCCGCCGATCGCCACGCCTCGATGGACGACATCGTCACGGCGCTCGCGCCCTTCGCCACGCCGATCACCACGCTCCTGCGGAGAAGGGACGGGCCTGCGAACGCCGCGCGTCCCTCCGTGCGAGAGCCGCCTCCTCCGAAGGCGAGCACCCCCTCCCGCAGCACGACGACGCGCTCGCCCGCGCGCCGCGCCGCCACGAATCGCACGCCGGTGACGACCCCACGCGCGCCCGCGCGCTCGCGCCGCTTTCTCGGCCTCGCCGCCATCGTCACGCTGGGCGTCGCGGCCGCGGGGTTCGTCTTCGCCCGCAAGGCCAGGACCGCGCCGCCGCCCGTGCTCGCGCGGACCTCCCTCACGCCCGTCCCGACGATCGTCACCGCGCTGCCTTTGCCGAAGTTCGCCAATGAAGAGGCGCGCGCGGCGTATCGCGAGGGGCTCCAGGGGTTGCGCGACGGGGCCTGGAGGACGGCCTATGCCGCCTTCGCGCGCGCCACGCAGGCCGATCCGGGGCTCACGTCGGCCTGGCTGCGCATGGCCATCCTCATTTGGGACGCGGATGTCACGACGGGGCGCGAGCATTTTCGTCGCGCGGTCCTGGGGCGCGCGACGCTCGACGCCCATGACCAGGCCCTCCTCGACGCCCACGAGCCCCTGATTCAGGGCACGCCGAGCGATATCCCCGAGACCGCCCGGCGCCTCGCGCTCGCCTCCGCTCGATTCCCCGGCAACGCCGAGCTCGCGAACCTCGCTTCGATGTACGAGCTCGGCTATCTGCCGCCTTCCGACGTCCTGCCGCGCATCGATCGTTGCCTGGAGCTCGATCCCCTTTATGGCGATTGCTTGCAGGGCCGGGCGCGCCTGCTCATCCGTCGCACCGGGCACATCGAGGAGGGCCTCGCGGCGCTCGAGCGCTGTATCGAGGCGACCCCGGCCGCCTCCGATTGCCTCATGGATCGAGGCGACACAAACCTCGCGCTCGGCCGGTGTTCGGTCGTCGAGGCCGGGGCGCGTGAATGGATCGCCAAGGTCAGCCCCGCGCCGGCCGCGCACATGCAGCTCGCGGGCGCGCTTTACGCGCGCGGCGCGCCCGCGGCTGCCGTGAAGACCGCCGTCGAGACCGCGGCGGCGCAATTCCGCGCGCAGGGGCTCGAAGCCGAGGCCAGCAAGCAGCTCATTCTGCACGAGATCGCCACGGGCAGGTTCGAGCAAGCCGAGCGCATGCTCCGCGACCATCAGCGCCTCGTCGCCAACGATCCTGCCGTGAGCGCGCACGGCTGGGCGGCCAACATGCTCATCCAGGTGCTCCAGGAAATGGGCCGCGACGCCGACGCGGGCCGCGAGGCGCAGAGCTACATCGCGCGCCGTGGCGCGTTGATCGCCGATCCCCTGAGCGGGGACTTTGCCGTACGTCTCTTGCGTGCCGAGCTCGCCGCGGGGCTCGTCACGCGGGACGTGTACGAGGCCGAGCGCGCGGCCTGGGCCAAGAGCCATCCGGATCCCACGCTTCGGATAGGCGTCTGGATCTCCGGGTACGCGCTCGTCGCCCGCGACGAAGGCGAAGCCAAGGCCGCGCTCGCGGTGATGCCGACCGAGGCCCTCAGCAAGGAGCGGAGCTTCTCCCTTCACCTCGGCCTCATCCTCGACAGCGCGCTCGGCCAAACG
Protein-coding sequences here:
- a CDS encoding protein kinase domain-containing protein, which codes for MPLSPGERFDRYVVEALLGEGGMGEVYRVQDTRLGRSVALKVLRRDIQGGSESWARQVRRMLREARIAAALNDPGIVAVYDVGEHEGAPFIAMELVQGKLLRDLVHADAPLGEKITLLSAVAQVLSVAHRAGLVHRDVKPENVMIREDGAIKVLDFGIARRTDEEIAAYDGPDDFATRTGDGSFVGTPAYMAPEQVKGDPIDARVDQFAWGVTAYELLAGKLPFRLDRGPVSLIASILSDEPPPMNDVPPEIEAVVFRALAKEPADRHASMDDIVTALAPFATPITTLLRRRDGPANAARPSVREPPPPKASTPSRSTTTRSPARRAATNRTPVTTPRAPARSRRFLGLAAIVTLGVAAAGFVFARKARTAPPPVLARTSLTPVPTIVTALPLPKFANEEARAAYREGLQGLRDGAWRTAYAAFARATQADPGLTSAWLRMAILIWDADVTTGREHFRRAVLGRATLDAHDQALLDAHEPLIQGTPSDIPETARRLALASARFPGNAELANLASMYELGYLPPSDVLPRIDRCLELDPLYGDCLQGRARLLIRRTGHIEEGLAALERCIEATPAASDCLMDRGDTNLALGRCSVVEAGAREWIAKVSPAPAAHMQLAGALYARGAPAAAVKTAVETAAAQFRAQGLEAEASKQLILHEIATGRFEQAERMLRDHQRLVANDPAVSAHGWAANMLIQVLQEMGRDADAGREAQSYIARRGALIADPLSGDFAVRLLRAELAAGLVTRDVYEAERAAWAKSHPDPTLRIGVWISGYALVARDEGEAKAALAVMPTEALSKERSFSLHLGLILDSALGQTYWLAGNPAAALPHLTAATVSCSGLIEPMLPTQHMRHTKSLHQLGLVRQALGDRSGACDAFGRVLARWGGARASRTAAEARAHVKALGCEAKAG